In a single window of the Salvelinus alpinus chromosome 15, SLU_Salpinus.1, whole genome shotgun sequence genome:
- the ftsj3 gene encoding pre-rRNA 2'-O-ribose RNA methyltransferase FTSJ3 translates to MGKKLKVGKTRKDKFYHLAKETGYRSRSSFKLIQLNRKFQFLQKARALVDLCAAPGGWLQVASKFMPISSLVIGVDLVPIRTIPNVVTLTEDITTEKCRQALRKELQTWKVDVVLNDGAPNVGANWVHDAFSQAHLTLMALKLACDFLAKGGTFVTKVFRSKDYQPLLWIFQQFFKKVQATKPQASRNESAEIFVICQGYLAPDKIDNKFFDPKHAFKEVEVQAKAIKDLVPLKKPKAEGYTDGDLTLYHTFSATAFLKADNPVDFLSKANEINFDNPELESHEATSDEVIECCRDIKVLGRKELRLLLNWRSKLRRYLAKKLKDEAKQLDEDIKLSSGEEASDAEEKKEEKKEEKEKKKMTVAEKKEEEAELEEEGMEQKLAELKAEEVAELRRKKKKLLKERRKQRERVALKMDLPGVSIADGNDCSMFSLATINKATVLCEITKGDMKLADAMVEGEEDLYFSDDGDSDEVSLVSDLDDDDLDEIIENQKEMAKDKATKKKVSFSVEKEEEEEEEGSGLIVELEGKEEKRDRETSMWFSKDIFSELDLDGDAASELRQTQMLQNKDPTAKGKKRKTQKEPDTAQPEGEEAGPSQEAGAEGDRDSCSDDNSSDEDDEKSIAQMKAAKGSGGIQGDGDDDFQVVPVESTSKRARIMNAEGLALGCQIATSKKRSRDLVDGSFHRFASSEDQCEVPEWFVDDEKKHRNKPIPVTKEMVEEYKAKWKEINARPIKRVAEAKARKKKRMLKKMESAKKKAEAVVNTVDIGEREKMAQLKSIYKKAGLGKEKREVTYVVAKKGSGTKRVRRPGGVNGQFKVVDGRMKKDMRGMQRKEQRERGGKKGGKGKGGGKGKGRGGGGGGFKGGRGGMKGGKGRPGRK, encoded by the exons ATGGGGAAGAAACTCAAAGTTGGAAAGACCAGAAAAGATAAATTCTACCACTTAGCAAAGGAAACGG gaTATCGTTCACGTTCTTCCTTCAAGCTTATTCAGCTGAACCGAAAATTCCAGTTCTTACAGAAAGCCAGGGCTCTGGTGGACTTGTGCGCTGCTCCGGGTGGTTG GTTACAGGTGGCGTCCAAGTTTATGCCCATCTCCAGTCTTGTTATTG GTGTCGACTTGGTCCCAATCAGAACTATCCCCAACGTGGTCACCCTGACAGAGGACATCACCACAGAGAAATGCCGGCAG GCTCTGAGGAAGGAGCTCCAGACATGGAAGGTGGACGTGGTCCTAAACGACGGAGCTCCAAATGTTGGAGCTAACTGGGTGCATGATGCCTTCTCTCAGG CTCATCTGACCCTGATGGCTCTGAAGCTGGCGTGTGACTTCCTGGCCAAAGGGGGCACGTTTGTCACCAAGGTGTTCCGCTCCAAAGACTACCAGCCACTGCTGTGGATCTTCCAGCAATTCTTCAAGAAGGTGCAGGCTACCAAGCCCCAGGCCTCCAGAAACGAGTCGGCTGAGATCTTCGTCATCTGCCAAG GCTACCTGGCCCCAGACAAAATTGACAACAAGTTCTTCGACCCCAAACATGCTTTCAAAGAGGTGGAGGTCCAAGCCAAGGCTATCAAAGACCTGGTCCCTCTGAAGaaaccaaag GCGGAGGGATACACAGATGGTGATCTGACCCTGTATCACACCTTCTCAGCGACCGCCTTCCTCAAGGCTGACAACCCTGTGGACTTCCTGAGCAAAGCCAACGAG ATCAATTTTGACAACCCTGAGTTAGAGTCTCACGAGGCCACCTCTGACGAGGTCATAGAGTGTTGCCGTGACATCAAGGTTCTGGGCCGCAAGGAGCTCCG TCTGCTGCTGAACTGGAGGTCCAAGCTGAGGAGATACCTGGCTAAGAAGCTAAAGGACGAGGCCAAACAGCTGGATGAGGACATCAA ACTGAGTTCAGGTGAGGAGGCGAGTGATGCAGAGGAGAAGAaagaagagaagaaagaggagaaggagaaaaagaAAATGACGGTGGCTGAAAAGAAGGAAGAAGAGGCCGAGTTggaggaggaagggatggagcaGAAACTGGCCGAGCTGAAAGCCGAGGAGGTGGCAGAGCTGAGACG GAAGAAGAAGAAGCttctgaaggagaggaggaagcagagggagagggtggCACTGAAGATGGACCTGCCGGGAGTCTCCATCGCAGATGGCAACGACTGCTCCATGTTCTCCCTCGCAACCATTAACAAGGCCACG GTTCTGTGTGAGATCACCAAGGGGGACATGAAGTTAGCTGATGCCATggtggaaggggaggaggacCTGTACTTCTCTGACGACGGTGACAGTGACGAGGTCTCCCTGGTCTCTGACCTGGATGATGACGACTTGGATGAGATCATAGAAAATCAGAAGGAGATGGCCAAGGACAAGGCCACCAAGAAAAA AGTGTCCTTCAgtgtggagaaggaggaggaggaggaggaagaagggagtGGCCTGATAGTGGAGctggagggaaaggaggagaagagggaccGTGAGACCAGCATGTGGTTCAGCAAG GACATCTTCTCTGAACTGGATCTGGACGGAGATGCAGCGAGCGAGCTGCGGCAGACACAGATGCTACAGAACAAGGACCCTACAG CCAAGGGGAAGAAGAGGAAAACCCAAAAGGAGCCTGATACGGCCCAGCCCGAGGGGGAAGAGGCGGGGCCTTCACAGGAAGCTGGGGCAGAGGGGGATCGCGACAGCTGCTCTGATGACAACAGCAGTGACGAGGATGATGAGAA GAGTATCGCTCAGATGAAGGCGGCTAAAGGGTCCGGCGGTATCCAAGGAGACGGCGACGACGACTTCCAGGTGGTGCCAGTGGAGAGCACCA GCAAGCGTGCTCGCATCATGAATGCAGAGGGTTTGGCCCTGGGCTGTCAGATCGCCACCTCCAAGAAGAGATCAAGGGACCTGGTTGACGGCTCCTTCCACAG GTTTGCTAGCTCGGAGGACCAGTGCGAGGTGCCCGAGTGGTTCGTGGATGACGAGAAGAAACACAGGAATAAGCCTATCCCCGTCAccaaggagatggtggaggagtaCAAGGCAAAATGGAAGGAGATCAACGCCAGGCCCATTAAACGAGTGGCTGAGGCCAAGGCCAGGAAgaagaagagg ATGCTGAAGAAGATGGAGTCAGCCAAGAAGAAGGCAGAGGCCGTGGTCAACACAGTGGACATTGGTGAAAGGGAGAAGATGGCCCAGCTAAAGAG TATCTATAAGAAGGCGGGCCTTGGTAAGGAGAAGAGGGAGGTCACGTACGTCGTGGCCAAGAAGGGCTCTGGTACCAAGAGGGTTCGTCGTCCGGGCGGTGTCAATGGCCAGTTCAAAGTGGTGGACGGCCGCATGAAGAAGGACATGAGAGGCATGCAGAGGAAAGAGCAGCGCGAGAGAGGGGGCAAAAAAggagggaaggggaaaggagggggGAAAGGAAAGGGcaggggtggtggaggaggaggatttaAGGGTGGAAGAGGAGGGATGAAGGGTGGAAAAGGACGTCCTGGCAGGAAATGA
- the asb3 gene encoding ankyrin repeat and SOCS box protein 3 isoform X5, protein MDFTECYSDTVSSLGVAARDRNVRRVSLLIQRGCSVDSRDNRGWNALHEAAAAGTVVCVRELLKAAAGASRGCRAYMGSLTHEGESALYLAAQRRHLAVVKLLLRAHADINQPTNDLSCPLYAVDCGHTDIVELLVRKGAEVNGTHTASCWTCLHQAAYKGHSDIVRILVGVCRLEVFDDHMITPLFVAAQYGQKQCLQILADAGANVNAQASDLATPLLIASQEGHEGCVEILLDHNANPNLSCSDNWPQLPIHAAAEFGHNTVLARLIAVTDRVCDHGEGELSPLYSAVKNNHSHCVDLLLRAGFSPDAQDCSSLFSSDTTSPLAYTLALKCTSSQPFSDSARLLVAAGATLTGREWLYILAMCKSDVLQYVLQQRSIPRPEQLSRTISLCSRPEQQSSSPLSPEELRGLVCEALDMVCHASYWLPTLLQAGLEPSLLLQQPYTLRKADSEVLNYFLQFVNWSTLSHPLKDILLPRKESTWRPHHGCGSGKNWVQWL, encoded by the exons ATGGACTTTACTGAGTGTTACAGCGACACGGTGTCCAGTCTTGGCGTGGCAGCACGCGATAGAAATGTCAGGCGTGTGAGCTTACTGATCCAGAGAGGCTGCAGTGTGGACAGCAGGGATAACCGTGGCTGGAACGCCCTCCACGAGGCTGCAGCCGCCGGCACCGTCGTATGTGTGCGCGAACTACTTAAGGCTGCCG CAGGAGCCTCCCGTGGTTGCCGTGCCTACATGGGCTCTCTGACACATGAGGGTGAGTCGGCATTGTACCTGGCCGCGCAGCGCAGACACCTGGCCGTGGTCAAGCTCCTCCTCAGAGCCCACGCTGACATCAACCAGCCAACCAATGACCTGTCCTGCCCTCTCTACGCAG tagaCTGTGGGCACACAGATATCGTGGAGTTGCTGGTGCGGAAAGGGGCAGAGGTTAACGGAACACACACAGCCTCCTGCTGGACCTGCCTTCATCAGGCTGCCTATAAAGGTCACAGTGACATTGTGCGTATCCTGGTGGGCGTGTGTCGCCTGGAGGTGTTTGACGACCACATGATCACTCCCCTGTTTGTGGCTGCACAGTACGGACAAAAGCAGTGTCTCCAGATCCTCGCTGACGCAG GTGCCAATGTGAACGCCCAGGCGTCAGACTTGGCAACACCGCTGCTGATTGCGTCACAGGAGGGCCACGAGGGCTGTGTGGAGATTCTTCTGGACCACAATGCCAACCCAAACCTGTCTTGTTCCGACAACTGGCCACAGCTCCCCATCCACGCAGCTGCCGAGTTCGGCCACAACACTGTCCTGGCCAGGCTGATTGCTGTGACAGACCGGGTGTGTGACCATGGAGAGGGTGAGTTGAGTCCGCTGTACTCTGCTGTGAAGAACAATCACAGCCACTGTGTAGATCTGCTGCTGAGGGCCGGCTTCAGCCCAGACGCCCAGGACTGTAGCTCCCTCTTCAGCTCAGACACCACATCGCCGCTCGCCTACACCCTCGCCTTGAAATGCACATCCTCCCAGCCCTTTAGCGATTCGGCTCGCTTGCTGGTAGCCGCAGGGGCCACTTTGACCGGGCGGGAATGGCTCTACATTCTGGCCATGTGCAAATCCGATGTGCTGCAGTATGTCTTACAACAAAGGAGCATCCCCAGACCAGAGCAGCTAAGCAGGACCATCTCGCTCTGCTCTAGGCCAGAGCAGCAGAGCAGCAGCCCACTCAGTCCAGAAGAGTTGCGTGGGCTGGTGTGTGAGGCGCTCGACATGGTATGCCATGCCTCCTATTGGTTGCCCACGTTACTTCAGGCAGGCCTGGAGCCCTCCCTACTGTTGCAGCAACCTTACACGCTGAGGAAGGCAGACAGTGAGGTTTTGAATTACTTCCTGCAGTTTGTCAATTGGTCgactctctctcacccactaaAGGATATACTGCTACCCCGAAAGGAGAGCACCTGGAGGCCACATCACG GCTGCGGGTCAGGGAAGAATTGGGTTCAGTGGCTCTGA
- the asb3 gene encoding ankyrin repeat and SOCS box protein 3 isoform X4 yields MDFTECYSDTVSSLGVAARDRNVRRVSLLIQRGCSVDSRDNRGWNALHEAAAAGTVVCVRELLKAAAGASRGCRAYMGSLTHEGESALYLAAQRRHLAVVKLLLRAHADINQPTNDLSCPLYAAVDCGHTDIVELLVRKGAEVNGTHTASCWTCLHQAAYKGHSDIVRILVGVCRLEVFDDHMITPLFVAAQYGQKQCLQILADAGANVNAQASDLATPLLIASQEGHEGCVEILLDHNANPNLSCSDNWPQLPIHAAAEFGHNTVLARLIAVTDRVCDHGEGELSPLYSAVKNNHSHCVDLLLRAGFSPDAQDCSSLFSSDTTSPLAYTLALKCTSSQPFSDSARLLVAAGATLTGREWLYILAMCKSDVLQYVLQQRSIPRPEQLSRTISLCSRPEQQSSSPLSPEELRGLVCEALDMVCHASYWLPTLLQAGLEPSLLLQQPYTLRKADSEVLNYFLQFVNWSTLSHPLKDILLPRKESTWRPHHGCGSGKNWVQWL; encoded by the exons ATGGACTTTACTGAGTGTTACAGCGACACGGTGTCCAGTCTTGGCGTGGCAGCACGCGATAGAAATGTCAGGCGTGTGAGCTTACTGATCCAGAGAGGCTGCAGTGTGGACAGCAGGGATAACCGTGGCTGGAACGCCCTCCACGAGGCTGCAGCCGCCGGCACCGTCGTATGTGTGCGCGAACTACTTAAGGCTGCCG CAGGAGCCTCCCGTGGTTGCCGTGCCTACATGGGCTCTCTGACACATGAGGGTGAGTCGGCATTGTACCTGGCCGCGCAGCGCAGACACCTGGCCGTGGTCAAGCTCCTCCTCAGAGCCCACGCTGACATCAACCAGCCAACCAATGACCTGTCCTGCCCTCTCTACGCAG cagtagaCTGTGGGCACACAGATATCGTGGAGTTGCTGGTGCGGAAAGGGGCAGAGGTTAACGGAACACACACAGCCTCCTGCTGGACCTGCCTTCATCAGGCTGCCTATAAAGGTCACAGTGACATTGTGCGTATCCTGGTGGGCGTGTGTCGCCTGGAGGTGTTTGACGACCACATGATCACTCCCCTGTTTGTGGCTGCACAGTACGGACAAAAGCAGTGTCTCCAGATCCTCGCTGACGCAG GTGCCAATGTGAACGCCCAGGCGTCAGACTTGGCAACACCGCTGCTGATTGCGTCACAGGAGGGCCACGAGGGCTGTGTGGAGATTCTTCTGGACCACAATGCCAACCCAAACCTGTCTTGTTCCGACAACTGGCCACAGCTCCCCATCCACGCAGCTGCCGAGTTCGGCCACAACACTGTCCTGGCCAGGCTGATTGCTGTGACAGACCGGGTGTGTGACCATGGAGAGGGTGAGTTGAGTCCGCTGTACTCTGCTGTGAAGAACAATCACAGCCACTGTGTAGATCTGCTGCTGAGGGCCGGCTTCAGCCCAGACGCCCAGGACTGTAGCTCCCTCTTCAGCTCAGACACCACATCGCCGCTCGCCTACACCCTCGCCTTGAAATGCACATCCTCCCAGCCCTTTAGCGATTCGGCTCGCTTGCTGGTAGCCGCAGGGGCCACTTTGACCGGGCGGGAATGGCTCTACATTCTGGCCATGTGCAAATCCGATGTGCTGCAGTATGTCTTACAACAAAGGAGCATCCCCAGACCAGAGCAGCTAAGCAGGACCATCTCGCTCTGCTCTAGGCCAGAGCAGCAGAGCAGCAGCCCACTCAGTCCAGAAGAGTTGCGTGGGCTGGTGTGTGAGGCGCTCGACATGGTATGCCATGCCTCCTATTGGTTGCCCACGTTACTTCAGGCAGGCCTGGAGCCCTCCCTACTGTTGCAGCAACCTTACACGCTGAGGAAGGCAGACAGTGAGGTTTTGAATTACTTCCTGCAGTTTGTCAATTGGTCgactctctctcacccactaaAGGATATACTGCTACCCCGAAAGGAGAGCACCTGGAGGCCACATCACG GCTGCGGGTCAGGGAAGAATTGGGTTCAGTGGCTCTGA
- the asb3 gene encoding ankyrin repeat and SOCS box protein 3 isoform X2 — protein MDFTECYSDTVSSLGVAARDRNVRRVSLLIQRGCSVDSRDNRGWNALHEAAAAGTVVCVRELLKAAGASRGCRAYMGSLTHEGESALYLAAQRRHLAVVKLLLRAHADINQPTNDLSCPLYAAVDCGHTDIVELLVRKGAEVNGTHTASCWTCLHQAAYKGHSDIVRILVGVCRLEVFDDHMITPLFVAAQYGQKQCLQILADAGANVNAQASDLATPLLIASQEGHEGCVEILLDHNANPNLSCSDNWPQLPIHAAAEFGHNTVLARLIAVTDRVCDHGEGELSPLYSAVKNNHSHCVDLLLRAGFSPDAQDCSSLFSSDTTSPLAYTLALKCTSSQPFSDSARLLVAAGATLTGREWLYILAMCKSDVLQYVLQQRSIPRPEQLSRTISLCSRPEQQSSSPLSPEELRGLVCEALDMVCHASYWLPTLLQAGLEPSLLLQQPYTLRKADSEVLNYFLQFVNWSTLSHPLKDILLPRKESTWRPHHECVPSLSHLCRLRVREELGSVALMQTDVVRQLPLPPPLQIYLQFRDIPPPSHATPVPQRGFPQRL, from the exons ATGGACTTTACTGAGTGTTACAGCGACACGGTGTCCAGTCTTGGCGTGGCAGCACGCGATAGAAATGTCAGGCGTGTGAGCTTACTGATCCAGAGAGGCTGCAGTGTGGACAGCAGGGATAACCGTGGCTGGAACGCCCTCCACGAGGCTGCAGCCGCCGGCACCGTCGTATGTGTGCGCGAACTACTTAAGGCTGCCG GAGCCTCCCGTGGTTGCCGTGCCTACATGGGCTCTCTGACACATGAGGGTGAGTCGGCATTGTACCTGGCCGCGCAGCGCAGACACCTGGCCGTGGTCAAGCTCCTCCTCAGAGCCCACGCTGACATCAACCAGCCAACCAATGACCTGTCCTGCCCTCTCTACGCAG cagtagaCTGTGGGCACACAGATATCGTGGAGTTGCTGGTGCGGAAAGGGGCAGAGGTTAACGGAACACACACAGCCTCCTGCTGGACCTGCCTTCATCAGGCTGCCTATAAAGGTCACAGTGACATTGTGCGTATCCTGGTGGGCGTGTGTCGCCTGGAGGTGTTTGACGACCACATGATCACTCCCCTGTTTGTGGCTGCACAGTACGGACAAAAGCAGTGTCTCCAGATCCTCGCTGACGCAG GTGCCAATGTGAACGCCCAGGCGTCAGACTTGGCAACACCGCTGCTGATTGCGTCACAGGAGGGCCACGAGGGCTGTGTGGAGATTCTTCTGGACCACAATGCCAACCCAAACCTGTCTTGTTCCGACAACTGGCCACAGCTCCCCATCCACGCAGCTGCCGAGTTCGGCCACAACACTGTCCTGGCCAGGCTGATTGCTGTGACAGACCGGGTGTGTGACCATGGAGAGGGTGAGTTGAGTCCGCTGTACTCTGCTGTGAAGAACAATCACAGCCACTGTGTAGATCTGCTGCTGAGGGCCGGCTTCAGCCCAGACGCCCAGGACTGTAGCTCCCTCTTCAGCTCAGACACCACATCGCCGCTCGCCTACACCCTCGCCTTGAAATGCACATCCTCCCAGCCCTTTAGCGATTCGGCTCGCTTGCTGGTAGCCGCAGGGGCCACTTTGACCGGGCGGGAATGGCTCTACATTCTGGCCATGTGCAAATCCGATGTGCTGCAGTATGTCTTACAACAAAGGAGCATCCCCAGACCAGAGCAGCTAAGCAGGACCATCTCGCTCTGCTCTAGGCCAGAGCAGCAGAGCAGCAGCCCACTCAGTCCAGAAGAGTTGCGTGGGCTGGTGTGTGAGGCGCTCGACATGGTATGCCATGCCTCCTATTGGTTGCCCACGTTACTTCAGGCAGGCCTGGAGCCCTCCCTACTGTTGCAGCAACCTTACACGCTGAGGAAGGCAGACAGTGAGGTTTTGAATTACTTCCTGCAGTTTGTCAATTGGTCgactctctctcacccactaaAGGATATACTGCTACCCCGAAAGGAGAGCACCTGGAGGCCACATCACG agtgtgtgccatctctctctcacctctgcaGGCTGCGGGTCAGGGAAGAATTGGGTTCAGTGGCTCTGATGCAGACAGATGTGGTCCGACAGCTTCCTCTCCCCCCCCCACTGCAGATATACCTCCAGTTCAGAGACATCCCACCACCCTCACACGCAACACCAGTCCCACAGAGAGGGTTTCCACAGCGTCTATAA
- the asb3 gene encoding ankyrin repeat and SOCS box protein 3 isoform X1, with product MDFTECYSDTVSSLGVAARDRNVRRVSLLIQRGCSVDSRDNRGWNALHEAAAAGTVVCVRELLKAAAGASRGCRAYMGSLTHEGESALYLAAQRRHLAVVKLLLRAHADINQPTNDLSCPLYAAVDCGHTDIVELLVRKGAEVNGTHTASCWTCLHQAAYKGHSDIVRILVGVCRLEVFDDHMITPLFVAAQYGQKQCLQILADAGANVNAQASDLATPLLIASQEGHEGCVEILLDHNANPNLSCSDNWPQLPIHAAAEFGHNTVLARLIAVTDRVCDHGEGELSPLYSAVKNNHSHCVDLLLRAGFSPDAQDCSSLFSSDTTSPLAYTLALKCTSSQPFSDSARLLVAAGATLTGREWLYILAMCKSDVLQYVLQQRSIPRPEQLSRTISLCSRPEQQSSSPLSPEELRGLVCEALDMVCHASYWLPTLLQAGLEPSLLLQQPYTLRKADSEVLNYFLQFVNWSTLSHPLKDILLPRKESTWRPHHECVPSLSHLCRLRVREELGSVALMQTDVVRQLPLPPPLQIYLQFRDIPPPSHATPVPQRGFPQRL from the exons ATGGACTTTACTGAGTGTTACAGCGACACGGTGTCCAGTCTTGGCGTGGCAGCACGCGATAGAAATGTCAGGCGTGTGAGCTTACTGATCCAGAGAGGCTGCAGTGTGGACAGCAGGGATAACCGTGGCTGGAACGCCCTCCACGAGGCTGCAGCCGCCGGCACCGTCGTATGTGTGCGCGAACTACTTAAGGCTGCCG CAGGAGCCTCCCGTGGTTGCCGTGCCTACATGGGCTCTCTGACACATGAGGGTGAGTCGGCATTGTACCTGGCCGCGCAGCGCAGACACCTGGCCGTGGTCAAGCTCCTCCTCAGAGCCCACGCTGACATCAACCAGCCAACCAATGACCTGTCCTGCCCTCTCTACGCAG cagtagaCTGTGGGCACACAGATATCGTGGAGTTGCTGGTGCGGAAAGGGGCAGAGGTTAACGGAACACACACAGCCTCCTGCTGGACCTGCCTTCATCAGGCTGCCTATAAAGGTCACAGTGACATTGTGCGTATCCTGGTGGGCGTGTGTCGCCTGGAGGTGTTTGACGACCACATGATCACTCCCCTGTTTGTGGCTGCACAGTACGGACAAAAGCAGTGTCTCCAGATCCTCGCTGACGCAG GTGCCAATGTGAACGCCCAGGCGTCAGACTTGGCAACACCGCTGCTGATTGCGTCACAGGAGGGCCACGAGGGCTGTGTGGAGATTCTTCTGGACCACAATGCCAACCCAAACCTGTCTTGTTCCGACAACTGGCCACAGCTCCCCATCCACGCAGCTGCCGAGTTCGGCCACAACACTGTCCTGGCCAGGCTGATTGCTGTGACAGACCGGGTGTGTGACCATGGAGAGGGTGAGTTGAGTCCGCTGTACTCTGCTGTGAAGAACAATCACAGCCACTGTGTAGATCTGCTGCTGAGGGCCGGCTTCAGCCCAGACGCCCAGGACTGTAGCTCCCTCTTCAGCTCAGACACCACATCGCCGCTCGCCTACACCCTCGCCTTGAAATGCACATCCTCCCAGCCCTTTAGCGATTCGGCTCGCTTGCTGGTAGCCGCAGGGGCCACTTTGACCGGGCGGGAATGGCTCTACATTCTGGCCATGTGCAAATCCGATGTGCTGCAGTATGTCTTACAACAAAGGAGCATCCCCAGACCAGAGCAGCTAAGCAGGACCATCTCGCTCTGCTCTAGGCCAGAGCAGCAGAGCAGCAGCCCACTCAGTCCAGAAGAGTTGCGTGGGCTGGTGTGTGAGGCGCTCGACATGGTATGCCATGCCTCCTATTGGTTGCCCACGTTACTTCAGGCAGGCCTGGAGCCCTCCCTACTGTTGCAGCAACCTTACACGCTGAGGAAGGCAGACAGTGAGGTTTTGAATTACTTCCTGCAGTTTGTCAATTGGTCgactctctctcacccactaaAGGATATACTGCTACCCCGAAAGGAGAGCACCTGGAGGCCACATCACG agtgtgtgccatctctctctcacctctgcaGGCTGCGGGTCAGGGAAGAATTGGGTTCAGTGGCTCTGATGCAGACAGATGTGGTCCGACAGCTTCCTCTCCCCCCCCCACTGCAGATATACCTCCAGTTCAGAGACATCCCACCACCCTCACACGCAACACCAGTCCCACAGAGAGGGTTTCCACAGCGTCTATAA
- the asb3 gene encoding ankyrin repeat and SOCS box protein 3 isoform X3, with protein MDFTECYSDTVSSLGVAARDRNVRRVSLLIQRGCSVDSRDNRGWNALHEAAAAGTVVCVRELLKAAAGASRGCRAYMGSLTHEGESALYLAAQRRHLAVVKLLLRAHADINQPTNDLSCPLYAVDCGHTDIVELLVRKGAEVNGTHTASCWTCLHQAAYKGHSDIVRILVGVCRLEVFDDHMITPLFVAAQYGQKQCLQILADAGANVNAQASDLATPLLIASQEGHEGCVEILLDHNANPNLSCSDNWPQLPIHAAAEFGHNTVLARLIAVTDRVCDHGEGELSPLYSAVKNNHSHCVDLLLRAGFSPDAQDCSSLFSSDTTSPLAYTLALKCTSSQPFSDSARLLVAAGATLTGREWLYILAMCKSDVLQYVLQQRSIPRPEQLSRTISLCSRPEQQSSSPLSPEELRGLVCEALDMVCHASYWLPTLLQAGLEPSLLLQQPYTLRKADSEVLNYFLQFVNWSTLSHPLKDILLPRKESTWRPHHECVPSLSHLCRLRVREELGSVALMQTDVVRQLPLPPPLQIYLQFRDIPPPSHATPVPQRGFPQRL; from the exons ATGGACTTTACTGAGTGTTACAGCGACACGGTGTCCAGTCTTGGCGTGGCAGCACGCGATAGAAATGTCAGGCGTGTGAGCTTACTGATCCAGAGAGGCTGCAGTGTGGACAGCAGGGATAACCGTGGCTGGAACGCCCTCCACGAGGCTGCAGCCGCCGGCACCGTCGTATGTGTGCGCGAACTACTTAAGGCTGCCG CAGGAGCCTCCCGTGGTTGCCGTGCCTACATGGGCTCTCTGACACATGAGGGTGAGTCGGCATTGTACCTGGCCGCGCAGCGCAGACACCTGGCCGTGGTCAAGCTCCTCCTCAGAGCCCACGCTGACATCAACCAGCCAACCAATGACCTGTCCTGCCCTCTCTACGCAG tagaCTGTGGGCACACAGATATCGTGGAGTTGCTGGTGCGGAAAGGGGCAGAGGTTAACGGAACACACACAGCCTCCTGCTGGACCTGCCTTCATCAGGCTGCCTATAAAGGTCACAGTGACATTGTGCGTATCCTGGTGGGCGTGTGTCGCCTGGAGGTGTTTGACGACCACATGATCACTCCCCTGTTTGTGGCTGCACAGTACGGACAAAAGCAGTGTCTCCAGATCCTCGCTGACGCAG GTGCCAATGTGAACGCCCAGGCGTCAGACTTGGCAACACCGCTGCTGATTGCGTCACAGGAGGGCCACGAGGGCTGTGTGGAGATTCTTCTGGACCACAATGCCAACCCAAACCTGTCTTGTTCCGACAACTGGCCACAGCTCCCCATCCACGCAGCTGCCGAGTTCGGCCACAACACTGTCCTGGCCAGGCTGATTGCTGTGACAGACCGGGTGTGTGACCATGGAGAGGGTGAGTTGAGTCCGCTGTACTCTGCTGTGAAGAACAATCACAGCCACTGTGTAGATCTGCTGCTGAGGGCCGGCTTCAGCCCAGACGCCCAGGACTGTAGCTCCCTCTTCAGCTCAGACACCACATCGCCGCTCGCCTACACCCTCGCCTTGAAATGCACATCCTCCCAGCCCTTTAGCGATTCGGCTCGCTTGCTGGTAGCCGCAGGGGCCACTTTGACCGGGCGGGAATGGCTCTACATTCTGGCCATGTGCAAATCCGATGTGCTGCAGTATGTCTTACAACAAAGGAGCATCCCCAGACCAGAGCAGCTAAGCAGGACCATCTCGCTCTGCTCTAGGCCAGAGCAGCAGAGCAGCAGCCCACTCAGTCCAGAAGAGTTGCGTGGGCTGGTGTGTGAGGCGCTCGACATGGTATGCCATGCCTCCTATTGGTTGCCCACGTTACTTCAGGCAGGCCTGGAGCCCTCCCTACTGTTGCAGCAACCTTACACGCTGAGGAAGGCAGACAGTGAGGTTTTGAATTACTTCCTGCAGTTTGTCAATTGGTCgactctctctcacccactaaAGGATATACTGCTACCCCGAAAGGAGAGCACCTGGAGGCCACATCACG agtgtgtgccatctctctctcacctctgcaGGCTGCGGGTCAGGGAAGAATTGGGTTCAGTGGCTCTGATGCAGACAGATGTGGTCCGACAGCTTCCTCTCCCCCCCCCACTGCAGATATACCTCCAGTTCAGAGACATCCCACCACCCTCACACGCAACACCAGTCCCACAGAGAGGGTTTCCACAGCGTCTATAA